The Flammeovirga pectinis genomic interval TTTGGTACTAAGGCAGCCACAGAATCAATTACCAATATATCAATAGCACCAGAACGTACTAGTTGTTCCGCAATTTCTAATGCTTGCTCACCATGATCTGGCTGAGCAACCAAAAGGCGTTCCATATCTATGCCTAATTTTTCAGCATATATTTTATCAAATGCATGTTCTGCATCAACAAAAGCAGCCATACCACCTTGCTTTTGTGCTTCGGCAATCATGTGCAACGTTAATGTTGTTTTACCAGAAGATTCAGGTCCGTAAACTTCAATAATACGACCTTTAGGAATACCTCCAACACCTAACGCTAAATCTAAACCTAATGAACCAGTTGAGATTACTGGTACATCAACAACACTATCATCTGTCATTTTCATAACAGACCCTTTACCAAATTGTTTATCCAACTTAGCAATAGTTGTTTCTAATGCTTTTAATTTTTCTGTGCCTTGACCTTTATCCGCAGCCATGATAATATATATTTAATGGTGTAAGTTATATTTTTTGTAAAAATCAAGTCGTTTCCTCATTGATTATATTACAAACTTAGGGGAGAAGAACGTAATACAAGTACGTAGTTCTTAAGAATGTCAATTATTTTTGACTTTTACATAAATATCTATCAAAAATCTCAATTTTGAAACCATTACCGATAAATATTTGAACAAATATACATTTTCAAAAATAAAAAAACTAACAAAGTTTAAAATAAAATCATTTTATTGGTTAATAAATCAACATTGATACATTATGTAACATTTGTTTTTTCTACTATCCTTTAAATAATCAAAATCGTTAACATATTTAAACCTACTTATCAAATCATGTTGTGTATTTTTGTCAAAATTTGTCGAATTGTGGAACATACAAGTGCGAGAAAGATGAACAAAAAACAACATGACCTTATTTCTCTGATTGGAAATACTCCTATCGTAAAAGTTAGTAATATAGATACAGGCAATTGTGAATTGTATTTAAAGCTAGAAAACCAGAACCCAGGTGGATCTATTAAAGATCGTATTGCTTTAAGTATGATTGAGAATGCTGAAAAAGCAGGAAAAATTAAACCTGGTGATATTTTAATAGAAGCAACCGCAGGTAATACTGGTTTAGGGTTAGCTTTAATTGCTATTCTTAAAGGCTATAAACTAATTTTAGTGATGCCCGATAAGATGAGTGGAGAAAAAGTAGCTCACTTAAAAGCTATGGGAGTAGAAGTTTTACAAACACGATCTGATGTTGGTAAAGGTCACCCAGAATATTATCAAGATATGGCTTTGCGTATCTCTAAAGAAAAGGGATACTATTATATAGACCAGTTCTCTAACCCAGATAACTCTTTAGCACACGAATTAACTACTGCTCCAGAAATTTTTAATCAGATGGATGGTAAAGTAGATGCTGTTGTTTCTGGTGTGGGTTCTTCGGGAACAATTTCTGGTATGGCTGCATTTTTCAAAAAAGAAAGCCCTACTACAGATTTAGTACTTGCAGATCCAGAAGGATCAATCTTAAAAGATTATATAGATACAGGAAAATACGGAGAAGCTGGTTCTTGGTATGTAGAAGGTATTGGCGAGGATTTTATTCCTGATATTGCCGACTTCTCTATGACAAAGACGGCCTATTCTATTTCAGATAAAGAAAGTTTTAATACTGCTCGTGAAGTTTTAATAAAAGAAGGAATTCTAGCAGGATCGTCTTCCGGAACTTTAATTGCTGCAGCTTTAAAATATTGCCGTGAGCAAACAGCACCAAAACGTGTAGTTACTTTTGTTTGTGATAGTGGTAACAAGTACTTCTCAAAATTATTTAACGATAATTGGATGAAGGAAAAAGGCTTTATCGAAAAAGAGACTTTTGGCGATTTACGTGATCTTATTTCTAATTATTATGATAGAGGTGAGGTAGTAACGGCAAGTATTGAAGATACGCTTTTAGATGCTTATAAAAAGATGAAAACGCATGATATCTCTCAACTTCCAATTATGGATGGTGATAGTATCTTAGGTATTATTGATGAGTCTGATATTCTTTTTAGCGTTTATGATGATGAATCTGCCTTTGAGCGTTTTGTTGCAGAATACATGACCAGTAATTTAGTAGTAATTGATGCATCTGATAGTATTGACCGTTTAATGGAAATCTTCCGTGATGGAATGGTGGCTATTTTAATGAACGATAGTAAGTTTGTTGGGCTTATTACTAAGATTGATGTCTTGAACCATTTAAGACAACAAACGTCTAATGATAAAGGTAAAGGTTGATTTGAAAATCAATTAGATATATATAAAAAGCGGTTGCTCCTAAGATTTAGAGGCAACCGCTTTTCTATTCTAAAACAATGGTTTATAAGTCTCTTTCAAATAAGTCATATAAGCATGAAAATCGCCATTAAATTGATTATCAAACTCTTCTTTAAATTCATTCTGCTTTCCTCTATACCTTTTAAAACCCATAAAGAAAGTATTATTAGGAGTGAAGTCTGAGAAATAATCACAGTAGCGATCGTTTGCAAATTGAAGGTGCTG includes:
- a CDS encoding pyridoxal-phosphate dependent enzyme — encoded protein: MNKKQHDLISLIGNTPIVKVSNIDTGNCELYLKLENQNPGGSIKDRIALSMIENAEKAGKIKPGDILIEATAGNTGLGLALIAILKGYKLILVMPDKMSGEKVAHLKAMGVEVLQTRSDVGKGHPEYYQDMALRISKEKGYYYIDQFSNPDNSLAHELTTAPEIFNQMDGKVDAVVSGVGSSGTISGMAAFFKKESPTTDLVLADPEGSILKDYIDTGKYGEAGSWYVEGIGEDFIPDIADFSMTKTAYSISDKESFNTAREVLIKEGILAGSSSGTLIAAALKYCREQTAPKRVVTFVCDSGNKYFSKLFNDNWMKEKGFIEKETFGDLRDLISNYYDRGEVVTASIEDTLLDAYKKMKTHDISQLPIMDGDSILGIIDESDILFSVYDDESAFERFVAEYMTSNLVVIDASDSIDRLMEIFRDGMVAILMNDSKFVGLITKIDVLNHLRQQTSNDKGKG